The following coding sequences lie in one Streptomyces xiamenensis genomic window:
- a CDS encoding PepSY domain-containing protein: protein MKRNTIIAVAAAGAVIAGGTIGGVALASGSSEKDQGTQAAALTPAGQSESQVAVRDDDGDDRDDRDDRDDRDDRDDRDEDRTEADAPAAPSTAYTQVTALALTEVPGFVTDLDRDRRDDGTVVWEVDIFGDDGRWYDVDIDEDATQVLRAKLDDDDDDDQQVIPDAGIDIVEAILIAEEHTGAHFNEVDLDDDGRHWEVELRGDGFEHEVKVSVATGEVTQYEKDQDDD from the coding sequence ATGAAGCGCAACACCATCATCGCCGTGGCCGCCGCCGGTGCCGTCATCGCGGGCGGCACGATCGGCGGGGTCGCCCTGGCCTCCGGCTCGTCGGAGAAGGATCAGGGTACGCAGGCCGCCGCCCTCACCCCGGCGGGGCAGAGCGAGTCTCAGGTGGCGGTGCGGGACGACGACGGCGACGACCGGGACGACCGCGACGACCGCGACGACCGGGACGACCGGGACGACCGGGACGAGGACCGTACGGAGGCGGACGCCCCCGCCGCCCCGTCCACCGCCTACACCCAGGTGACCGCGCTGGCGCTGACCGAGGTGCCCGGCTTCGTCACCGACCTGGACCGCGACCGGCGCGACGACGGCACGGTGGTGTGGGAGGTGGACATCTTCGGCGACGACGGCCGCTGGTACGACGTGGACATCGACGAGGACGCGACCCAGGTGCTGCGGGCCAAGCTGGACGACGACGATGACGACGACCAGCAGGTGATCCCGGACGCGGGCATCGACATCGTCGAGGCCATCCTCATCGCCGAGGAGCACACCGGCGCCCACTTCAACGAGGTGGACCTGGACGACGACGGCCGGCACTGGGAGGTCGAGCTGCGCGGCGACGGCTTCGAGCACGAGGTGAAGGTCTCCGTCGCGACGGGCGAGGTCACGCAGTACGAGAAGGACCAGGACGACGACTGA
- a CDS encoding helix-turn-helix domain-containing protein, with protein MTNTEAALRTLARNVRTARTRAGLSLDELGRRAQVSKGALVGLEKAQGNPNFATLVRLADTLGVSVSALLEGPAEGRVRVVAADAVAPLWTGEAGGEARLMLTTSGPSPVEVWRWRLEPGEEYPSHPHQGGVVETVSVTSGRMTLIVDGTEHAVAAGQTATFDADAPHTYRGAGTRTCHLIMTVHLPPGPGGSTPTT; from the coding sequence ATGACCAATACCGAGGCGGCCCTGCGGACCCTCGCGCGCAACGTCAGGACGGCCCGCACCCGCGCCGGACTCTCCCTGGACGAACTCGGACGCCGCGCCCAGGTGAGCAAAGGCGCCCTGGTGGGCCTGGAAAAGGCCCAGGGCAACCCGAACTTCGCCACCCTCGTCCGGCTCGCCGACACCCTGGGCGTCTCGGTCTCCGCCCTGCTGGAGGGACCGGCCGAGGGCCGGGTCCGCGTCGTGGCCGCCGACGCCGTCGCGCCGCTGTGGACGGGGGAGGCGGGCGGCGAGGCGCGGCTCATGCTCACGACCTCGGGGCCGTCGCCGGTCGAGGTCTGGCGCTGGCGCCTGGAGCCGGGCGAGGAGTACCCGAGCCACCCGCACCAGGGCGGGGTGGTGGAGACCGTCAGCGTCACCTCGGGCCGGATGACGTTGATCGTCGACGGCACCGAACACGCCGTGGCGGCCGGGCAGACGGCCACCTTCGACGCCGACGCCCCGCACACCTACCGGGGCGCGGGCACTAGGACGTGCCACCTGATCATGACGGTCCACCTCCCACCCGGCCCGGGCGGCTCAACCCCCACGACGTAG
- a CDS encoding aldehyde dehydrogenase family protein: MTISEAARSTGSRAAPFAVLDPATGETFDEAPDQPPDELDAVVGRAHQAWYGWREDPSARTTALRAAADAVHSAREDLAPLLTREQGKPLAESYAEVDRTVARLRHFADLAPRTRLINDTRPVPSEIRWRSLGPVAAIVPWNFPLQLAAAKFAPALAAGNTVVLKPSPFTPLSTRLLGALLSALLPEDVLTVVTGREPLGARLVAHPGIRHVTFTGSVPTGRAVAEAAAASLARVTLELGGNDAAVLLDDVEVERIADRLFWAAFRNCGQVCMAVKRVYVPARLHAEVVEALAQRARTVAVGPGLDPGTRLGPVNNAPQLARVEQVVRRALADGARAAAGGHRLERPGYFFAPTILTDVPPDSPVVTQEQFGPVLPVLPYRTLDEAIDAANSTRFGLGGSVWGTDPERAEAVAERLECGTAWINHHAELSLAQPFAGIKNSGVGVAGGAWGLYGNLRPFVVHRAPEDRR, from the coding sequence ATGACGATCTCCGAGGCCGCCCGCTCCACCGGGAGCCGGGCGGCACCGTTCGCCGTGCTCGATCCGGCCACCGGGGAGACCTTCGACGAGGCCCCCGACCAGCCGCCGGACGAGCTGGACGCCGTGGTCGGCCGGGCCCACCAGGCCTGGTACGGCTGGCGCGAAGACCCCTCCGCCCGCACCACCGCGCTGCGGGCGGCGGCCGACGCCGTCCACTCCGCCCGCGAGGACCTCGCCCCGCTGCTCACCCGGGAACAGGGCAAACCCCTGGCCGAGTCGTACGCGGAGGTCGACCGTACGGTGGCCCGTCTGCGGCACTTCGCGGACCTCGCCCCCCGAACCCGGCTCATCAACGACACCCGGCCCGTGCCCAGCGAGATCCGCTGGCGCTCCCTGGGGCCCGTCGCCGCGATCGTGCCGTGGAACTTCCCGCTCCAGCTCGCGGCGGCGAAGTTCGCGCCCGCGCTCGCGGCGGGCAACACCGTGGTCCTCAAACCGTCCCCGTTCACCCCGCTCTCCACCCGGCTGCTCGGCGCCCTGCTCTCCGCCCTGCTCCCCGAGGACGTGCTGACCGTCGTCACCGGCCGCGAACCGCTCGGCGCCCGCCTCGTCGCCCACCCGGGCATCCGGCACGTCACCTTCACCGGCTCGGTACCCACCGGGCGGGCCGTCGCCGAAGCGGCGGCGGCCTCCCTAGCCCGGGTCACCCTCGAACTGGGCGGGAACGACGCGGCCGTTCTGCTGGACGACGTGGAGGTGGAGCGGATCGCCGACCGGCTGTTCTGGGCCGCGTTCCGCAACTGCGGGCAGGTCTGCATGGCGGTCAAACGCGTGTACGTCCCGGCCCGGCTGCACGCCGAGGTCGTCGAAGCCCTCGCCCAGCGCGCGAGAACCGTCGCCGTCGGCCCGGGACTCGACCCCGGCACCCGGCTGGGGCCGGTCAACAACGCCCCCCAACTGGCCCGGGTGGAGCAGGTGGTGCGGCGCGCCCTGGCGGACGGCGCCCGCGCGGCGGCCGGCGGCCACCGGCTGGAGCGGCCGGGCTACTTCTTCGCCCCCACGATCCTCACCGATGTCCCACCCGACAGCCCCGTGGTGACGCAGGAGCAGTTCGGTCCGGTCCTGCCGGTGCTGCCGTACCGGACCCTGGACGAGGCGATCGACGCGGCCAACAGCACCCGCTTCGGCCTGGGCGGCTCCGTGTGGGGCACCGACCCCGAGCGGGCCGAGGCGGTCGCCGAACGGCTCGAATGCGGCACGGCCTGGATCAACCACCACGCCGAACTCTCCCTCGCCCAGCCCTTCGCCGGCATCAAGAACAGCGGCGTCGGCGTCGCGGGCGGCGCGTGGGGCCTGTACGGAAACCTGCGGCCGTTCGTCGTCCACCGCGCACCGGAGGACCGGCG
- a CDS encoding sensor histidine kinase: MASVRAKAATGATAVVAVALIAAGLLMLVALRGNLVEQVDLQAEVTARDVAGQLATGTAFDDLDLDRSRPVQVLDADEDRLLAASEGLEAISGTGSDQVTVREEPPARPPGFDDDDDDDDDDEDDGNRLGPGEVDEDIDYADGRATVDGAAGPYRFAVVDVTTPDGTETTVYAGAPAEVEQAALDSVRTSMLVGVPVLLAVVAAITWLMTRRALRPVEGIRREMAAITHSTDLSRRVPEPSVRDEVGRLAVTTNETLAALEASVERQRRFVADASHELRSPIASLRTQLEVGQAHPDLLDLGGAVQDTVRLQDLAADLLLLARLDAGEQPAAGRRVDLAELAREELAQRAALLAAAGVTARTELAEVTVEGSRGQLSRVLGNLIDNAVRHAVGTVRVSLRTEGGAAAVLEVADDGAGVPAGQRERIFERFVRLDDARSRDAGGAGLGLAIARDVAVRHHGTLTVSDAPEGGALFRLTLPVPPPSDPAAPPAAG; this comes from the coding sequence GTGGCTAGCGTCCGGGCGAAGGCCGCCACCGGCGCCACCGCCGTGGTCGCCGTCGCACTGATCGCCGCCGGGCTGCTGATGCTCGTGGCGCTGCGCGGGAACCTGGTCGAGCAGGTGGACCTGCAGGCCGAGGTCACCGCCCGCGACGTGGCCGGGCAGCTCGCCACCGGCACCGCCTTCGACGACCTCGACCTGGACCGCAGCCGCCCCGTGCAGGTGCTGGACGCCGACGAGGACCGGCTGCTGGCGGCCAGCGAGGGCCTTGAGGCCATCAGCGGTACGGGCAGCGATCAGGTCACCGTGCGGGAGGAGCCCCCGGCCAGGCCCCCCGGCTTCGACGACGATGACGATGATGACGACGATGACGAGGACGACGGGAACCGGCTGGGCCCCGGCGAGGTGGACGAGGACATCGACTACGCCGACGGCCGCGCCACCGTGGACGGCGCGGCGGGCCCGTACCGTTTCGCCGTCGTGGACGTCACCACCCCGGACGGCACCGAGACGACCGTCTACGCGGGTGCCCCCGCCGAGGTGGAGCAGGCGGCGCTGGACAGCGTCCGTACCTCCATGTTGGTCGGCGTCCCGGTGCTGCTGGCCGTGGTCGCCGCCATCACCTGGCTGATGACGCGGCGTGCGCTGCGCCCGGTGGAGGGGATCCGCCGGGAGATGGCGGCCATCACCCACTCCACCGACCTCTCGCGCCGGGTGCCCGAGCCGTCCGTCCGGGACGAGGTGGGGCGCCTCGCCGTCACCACCAATGAGACGCTCGCCGCGCTGGAGGCGTCGGTGGAGCGGCAGCGGCGGTTCGTCGCGGACGCCTCGCACGAGCTGCGCAGCCCGATCGCCTCGCTGCGCACCCAGCTGGAGGTCGGCCAGGCACACCCCGATCTGCTGGATCTGGGCGGCGCGGTGCAGGACACCGTACGGCTTCAGGACCTGGCCGCCGATCTGCTGTTGCTGGCCCGGCTCGACGCGGGGGAGCAGCCGGCGGCGGGGCGCCGGGTGGACCTCGCCGAGCTGGCGCGGGAGGAGCTGGCGCAGCGCGCGGCGCTGCTGGCGGCGGCGGGTGTGACCGCGCGTACGGAGCTGGCCGAGGTCACGGTGGAGGGGTCACGGGGGCAGCTGAGCCGGGTGCTCGGCAACCTCATCGACAACGCGGTGCGGCACGCGGTGGGAACGGTACGGGTGTCGCTGCGTACCGAGGGCGGGGCCGCGGCCGTCCTGGAGGTCGCCGACGATGGCGCGGGGGTGCCGGCCGGGCAGCGGGAGCGGATCTTCGAGCGGTTCGTCCGGCTCGACGACGCGCGCAGCCGGGACGCGGGGGGCGCCGGGCTGGGCCTGGCCATCGCCCGCGATGTGGCGGTGCGGCACCACGGCACGCTGACCGTGTCGGACGCCCCCGAGGGCGGCGCCCTGTTCCGGCTGACGCTGCCGGTGCCGCCGCCGTCCGACCCGGCCGCCCCGCCCGCGGCGGGCTGA
- a CDS encoding MarR family winged helix-turn-helix transcriptional regulator, with protein sequence MDSDTGTRWLTEGEQRVWRAHLDVSKLLMYQLERDLQPFGLTMNDYEILVNLSESEERRMRMSDLAAATLQSKSRLSHQITRMEKAQLVRREHCDSDKRGLFAVLTDHGWDTMRTVAPHHVESVRRHFVDLLPQGSLDELYEALAPVARHLHAERGGRA encoded by the coding sequence ATGGACTCCGACACCGGCACCCGCTGGCTGACCGAGGGTGAACAGCGCGTGTGGCGCGCCCACCTGGACGTCAGCAAGCTGCTCATGTACCAGCTGGAACGCGATCTCCAGCCGTTCGGCCTGACCATGAACGACTACGAGATCCTGGTGAACCTGTCCGAGTCCGAGGAACGCCGGATGCGGATGAGCGATCTCGCGGCGGCCACTCTCCAGTCCAAGAGCCGGCTCTCGCACCAGATCACCCGGATGGAGAAGGCCCAGCTGGTGCGAAGAGAGCACTGCGACTCGGACAAACGCGGCCTGTTCGCGGTGCTGACCGACCACGGCTGGGACACCATGCGCACGGTCGCCCCGCACCACGTGGAATCGGTGCGCCGGCACTTCGTCGATCTGCTGCCGCAGGGGTCACTGGACGAGCTGTACGAGGCGCTCGCCCCCGTCGCGCGGCACCTGCACGCGGAGCGCGGCGGCCGGGCCTGA
- a CDS encoding B3/B4 domain-containing protein codes for MTAFHLSPAVAAAFPGTLIAVVTATGLRGREPWPGTTTAVTELERQLADGTWHPADDTDPRVEAWHTAYRAFGTNPRRVRPSVDALGRRLAKKGALPRINPAVDSYNAVSVRHGLPAGAFDLRHVSGDIAIRYAEGTEAFTPLGEPDTTETPKAGEVIYADAAGVLTRHWNHRDAHRTRVTEDSTHVAFLLETLHADRDGALVEQAAAELRVLLAPHADATATHWISPAAPLATTA; via the coding sequence ATGACCGCCTTCCACCTCTCCCCCGCCGTCGCGGCGGCCTTCCCCGGCACGCTCATCGCCGTGGTCACCGCCACCGGGCTGCGCGGCCGGGAGCCCTGGCCCGGCACCACGACCGCCGTGACCGAACTGGAGCGGCAACTCGCCGACGGCACCTGGCACCCGGCGGATGACACCGACCCCCGCGTCGAGGCGTGGCACACCGCCTACCGCGCCTTCGGCACCAACCCGCGCCGGGTGCGCCCCAGCGTGGACGCGCTCGGCCGCCGTCTGGCCAAGAAGGGCGCGCTGCCGCGCATCAATCCGGCCGTCGACTCCTACAACGCCGTCTCCGTGCGGCACGGCCTGCCCGCCGGGGCCTTCGACCTGCGCCACGTCAGCGGCGACATCGCCATCCGGTACGCGGAGGGCACCGAGGCCTTCACCCCGCTCGGCGAACCGGACACCACCGAGACCCCCAAGGCGGGCGAGGTCATCTACGCCGACGCGGCCGGGGTCCTGACCCGCCACTGGAACCACCGCGACGCCCACCGCACCCGCGTCACCGAGGACTCCACGCACGTCGCGTTCCTCCTGGAAACGCTGCACGCCGACCGTGACGGCGCCCTCGTCGAGCAGGCGGCGGCGGAACTGCGCGTGCTGCTCGCCCCGCACGCCGACGCCACCGCGACGCACTGGATCAGCCCGGCGGCCCCCCTGGCCACCACGGCCTGA
- a CDS encoding nitroreductase/quinone reductase family protein, whose translation MSFNQSVIDEFRANGGKVGGPFEGGDLLLLTTTGAKSGQEHTTPLGYVRHGDGLLVVGSAAGADRHPAWYHNLLAHPMVRVEVGADDYYAIAVPAEGERRDRLFAEVVRAAPGYADYQRQTSRTLPVVVLQRSGPEDGEGPAEVAHLADKLLEVHTWLRAQLRAVRTEAEAYFAGRADHPVPSLGMQIRQHCLAFCESLEFHHMSEEHGAFPALERSHPELRGTLDLLRAEHVTVARIQSELLDLLNGIGDADPAGFRAALERMTDELTAHLDHEEATLLPALAAVPFPPVAAG comes from the coding sequence ATGTCCTTCAACCAATCCGTCATCGACGAGTTCCGCGCCAACGGCGGCAAGGTCGGCGGGCCCTTCGAGGGCGGCGATCTGCTGCTGCTGACCACCACCGGCGCCAAGTCCGGGCAGGAGCACACCACTCCGCTCGGCTATGTACGGCACGGCGACGGCCTGCTGGTCGTCGGCTCCGCCGCCGGGGCCGACCGGCATCCCGCCTGGTACCACAACCTCCTCGCCCACCCCATGGTCCGGGTGGAGGTCGGCGCGGACGACTACTACGCCATCGCGGTACCCGCCGAGGGCGAGCGGCGCGACCGGCTCTTCGCCGAGGTGGTCCGGGCGGCCCCCGGCTACGCCGACTACCAGCGGCAGACCTCCCGCACGCTCCCGGTCGTCGTGCTCCAGCGGAGTGGTCCGGAGGACGGGGAAGGCCCCGCGGAGGTGGCGCATCTCGCCGACAAGCTGCTGGAGGTCCACACCTGGCTGCGGGCTCAGCTGCGCGCGGTACGGACGGAGGCCGAGGCGTACTTCGCCGGCCGGGCCGACCATCCCGTCCCCTCTCTGGGGATGCAGATCCGGCAGCACTGTCTGGCCTTCTGCGAATCGCTGGAGTTCCACCACATGAGCGAGGAGCACGGCGCCTTCCCGGCGCTGGAGCGCAGCCACCCCGAACTGCGCGGGACCCTGGACCTGCTGCGGGCCGAGCATGTGACCGTCGCGCGGATCCAGTCGGAGCTGCTGGACCTGCTGAACGGGATCGGTGACGCCGACCCCGCCGGGTTCCGGGCGGCGCTGGAACGGATGACGGACGAGCTGACCGCCCACCTCGACCACGAGGAGGCCACGTTGCTGCCCGCGCTCGCCGCGGTGCCGTTCCCGCCGGTCGCCGCCGGATAG
- a CDS encoding (5-formylfuran-3-yl)methyl phosphate synthase, with translation MLLLISPDGVEEALDCAKAAEHLDIVDVKKPDEGSLGANFPWVIREIRDAVPAHKPVSATVGDVPYKPGTVAQAALGAAVSGATYIKVGLYGCTTPEQGIDVMRAVVRAVKDHNPDALVVASGYADAHRIGCVNPLAVPDIAARSGADAAMLDTAIKDGSRLFDHVPQDACAEFVRLAHASGRLAALAGSVKAADLGPLTRIGTDIVGVRGAVCEGGDRNAGRIQPHLVAAFRAEMDRHAREHAATAPATAPTAVVG, from the coding sequence GTGTTGCTTCTCATCTCCCCGGACGGCGTCGAGGAAGCCCTCGACTGCGCGAAGGCGGCGGAGCACCTCGACATCGTCGACGTCAAGAAGCCCGACGAGGGCTCGCTCGGGGCCAACTTCCCGTGGGTCATCAGGGAGATCCGCGACGCGGTCCCCGCGCACAAGCCGGTGTCCGCCACGGTGGGCGACGTTCCCTACAAGCCCGGCACGGTGGCCCAGGCCGCCCTCGGCGCGGCCGTCTCCGGCGCCACGTACATCAAGGTCGGCCTCTACGGCTGTACGACGCCCGAGCAGGGCATCGACGTGATGCGCGCCGTCGTCCGGGCGGTGAAGGACCACAACCCGGACGCGCTCGTGGTCGCCTCGGGCTACGCCGACGCCCACCGGATCGGCTGCGTCAACCCGCTCGCCGTACCCGACATCGCCGCCCGCTCCGGCGCCGACGCGGCCATGCTGGACACCGCCATCAAGGACGGGTCGCGGCTGTTCGACCACGTGCCGCAGGACGCGTGCGCCGAGTTCGTGCGCCTCGCGCACGCCTCCGGGCGGCTCGCCGCCCTCGCGGGCAGCGTCAAGGCGGCCGACCTCGGTCCGCTGACCCGGATCGGCACGGACATCGTGGGCGTACGCGGCGCGGTCTGCGAGGGCGGCGACCGCAACGCCGGACGGATCCAGCCGCACCTGGTGGCCGCCTTCCGGGCGGAGATGGACCGGCACGCCCGGGAGCACGCCGCCACCGCCCCGGCCACCGCCCCGACCGCCGTCGTGGGCTGA
- a CDS encoding DUF3817 domain-containing protein, with the protein MDLKTVSALRRLRLVSAPEAISFLVLLVCSVLKRTTDFNAVPVMGAVHGFLFVAYLLFWADAWNRAKWPLKTAAWYFLMSVIPLGGFFAERSLRRTEENALIALRARREGVVNA; encoded by the coding sequence ATGGACCTCAAGACCGTCTCCGCCCTGCGACGGCTCCGGCTGGTGTCCGCCCCAGAGGCGATCTCCTTCCTGGTGCTTCTCGTGTGCTCCGTACTGAAGCGCACGACCGACTTCAACGCCGTACCCGTCATGGGTGCGGTGCACGGCTTCCTTTTCGTGGCATATCTCCTGTTCTGGGCGGATGCCTGGAACCGGGCGAAGTGGCCGCTGAAGACCGCCGCCTGGTACTTCCTGATGTCGGTGATCCCGCTGGGCGGGTTCTTCGCCGAGCGCAGCCTGCGCCGGACCGAGGAGAACGCGCTGATCGCGCTGCGTGCCCGCCGCGAGGGCGTCGTCAACGCCTGA
- a CDS encoding MarR family winged helix-turn-helix transcriptional regulator, translated as MPKPLSLPFDPIARADELWKRRWGAAPAMTAITSIMRAQQILLAEVDAVVKPYGLTFARYEALVLLTFSKAGELPMSKIGERLMVHPTSVTNTIDRLVRSGLVTKRPNPNDGRGTLASITDKGREVCDAATGELMAMDFGLGAYDAEECAEIFAMLRPLRVTSGDFAAE; from the coding sequence GTGCCGAAGCCGCTCAGCCTTCCGTTCGATCCCATCGCCCGCGCCGACGAACTGTGGAAGCGCCGATGGGGCGCCGCACCCGCCATGACCGCGATCACCTCGATCATGCGCGCCCAGCAGATCCTGCTCGCCGAGGTCGACGCCGTCGTCAAGCCGTACGGCCTCACCTTCGCCCGTTACGAGGCCCTCGTCCTGCTGACCTTCAGCAAGGCCGGGGAGCTGCCCATGTCCAAGATCGGTGAGCGGCTGATGGTCCACCCGACCTCGGTCACCAACACCATCGACCGGCTGGTGCGCTCGGGTCTGGTCACCAAGCGCCCCAACCCCAACGACGGACGCGGCACCCTCGCCTCGATCACCGACAAGGGGCGCGAGGTGTGCGACGCGGCGACCGGGGAACTCATGGCGATGGACTTCGGCCTGGGCGCGTACGACGCCGAGGAGTGCGCGGAGATCTTCGCGATGCTGCGCCCGCTGCGCGTCACCTCCGGGGACTTCGCCGCCGAGTAG
- a CDS encoding TetR/AcrR family transcriptional regulator has product MAQQGIRAQQREQTRATLVRESRALFATLGYAGVGLAEIVRTAGVTKGALYHHFSGKEDLFRVVLEEVQREIGERVATAADAYGDPWDQLTAGCREFLTASTAPDVRRIMLVDGPAVLGWSAWRAMDAAASARHLGEALTTLIEAGVIPAQPVTPLVHLLSGAMNEAALWLSSPTAGPADLPAAQAALDRLLQGLRAPRGPVGE; this is encoded by the coding sequence ATGGCGCAGCAAGGGATCCGGGCCCAGCAGCGGGAACAGACCAGGGCGACGCTGGTCCGGGAGAGCCGGGCCCTGTTCGCCACCCTCGGCTACGCCGGTGTCGGGCTCGCCGAGATCGTGCGGACCGCCGGGGTGACCAAGGGCGCGCTCTACCACCACTTCTCCGGCAAGGAAGACCTCTTCCGGGTCGTCCTGGAAGAGGTGCAGCGGGAGATAGGGGAGCGGGTGGCGACGGCCGCCGACGCGTACGGGGATCCCTGGGACCAGCTGACCGCCGGCTGCCGGGAGTTCCTCACCGCGTCCACCGCCCCGGACGTGCGGCGGATCATGCTCGTGGACGGGCCCGCCGTCCTCGGCTGGAGCGCGTGGCGGGCGATGGACGCGGCGGCCTCCGCCCGGCACCTGGGTGAGGCGCTCACCACCCTGATCGAGGCCGGGGTCATCCCGGCCCAGCCCGTCACCCCGCTCGTCCACCTGCTGTCCGGTGCGATGAACGAGGCGGCCCTGTGGCTCTCCTCGCCCACCGCCGGCCCCGCCGACCTTCCCGCCGCCCAGGCCGCGCTCGACCGGCTGCTCCAGGGGCTGCGGGCCCCACGGGGCCCGGTGGGGGAGTAA
- a CDS encoding DUF3817 domain-containing protein — protein MKQSVLTRYRVMAYVTAVMLLVLSTCMVFKYGFGKGEDITFVVSQAHGLLYMIYLVFAFDLGQKARWPFGKLLWILVSGSIPFAAFFVEPKVVAEVKPLIAADEDEDAQDAPTSLSKV, from the coding sequence ATGAAGCAGAGCGTGCTGACCCGCTACCGGGTCATGGCTTATGTCACCGCTGTGATGCTGCTGGTGCTGAGCACCTGCATGGTCTTCAAGTACGGATTCGGCAAGGGTGAGGACATCACCTTCGTGGTCTCCCAGGCCCACGGCCTGCTGTACATGATCTATCTGGTGTTCGCCTTCGACCTGGGGCAGAAGGCCCGCTGGCCGTTCGGGAAGCTGCTGTGGATCCTGGTGTCCGGGAGCATCCCGTTCGCCGCGTTCTTCGTGGAGCCGAAGGTGGTCGCCGAGGTCAAGCCGCTGATCGCGGCGGACGAGGACGAGGACGCGCAGGACGCGCCCACCTCGCTCAGCAAGGTCTGA
- a CDS encoding response regulator transcription factor yields the protein MRLLIVEDETRLARSLAQGLKAEGFAVDVVHTGTDGLHRATEGEYDLIILDIMLPGMNGYRVCAALRAAGDETPILMLTAKDGEYDEAEGLDTGADDYLTKPFSYVVLVARVRALLRRRGSTGGAAPALRVGDLVVDRVKRQVARAGVEVTLTAKEFAVLEHLASRAGEVVSKAQILEHGWDFAYDGDPNIVEVYISALRRKLGPGLIHTVRGAGYRLAPADHRG from the coding sequence ATGCGCCTGCTGATTGTGGAGGACGAGACGCGGCTCGCCCGCTCCCTCGCCCAGGGACTCAAGGCCGAGGGCTTCGCCGTCGATGTCGTGCACACCGGCACCGACGGGCTGCACCGCGCCACCGAGGGCGAGTACGACCTGATCATTCTCGACATCATGCTGCCCGGCATGAACGGCTACCGGGTCTGCGCCGCGCTGCGCGCCGCCGGCGACGAGACGCCCATCCTCATGCTGACCGCCAAGGACGGCGAGTACGACGAGGCGGAGGGCCTGGACACCGGGGCCGACGACTACCTCACCAAGCCGTTCTCCTACGTCGTCCTGGTGGCCCGGGTCCGCGCCCTGCTGCGCCGGCGCGGTTCCACCGGCGGTGCCGCGCCCGCCCTGCGCGTGGGGGACCTGGTCGTGGACCGGGTGAAGCGGCAGGTGGCCAGGGCCGGGGTGGAGGTGACGCTGACCGCGAAGGAGTTCGCCGTGCTGGAACATCTCGCCTCGCGGGCCGGCGAGGTGGTCTCCAAGGCGCAGATCCTCGAACACGGCTGGGACTTCGCCTACGACGGCGACCCCAACATCGTGGAGGTCTACATCAGCGCGCTGCGCCGCAAGCTGGGCCCGGGCCTGATCCACACCGTGCGCGGCGCCGGGTACCGGCTCGCTCCGGCGGACCACCGTGGCTAG
- a CDS encoding VOC family protein, with amino-acid sequence MNLTSFYPVIGTARLADSRDFYTRLLGFEITFEADWYLSLRRPGAPGSPGYELALLDHSHPTLPEGYRAPVRGLLLNFEVTDVDAEWERLVTREGLTPALPLRDEDFGQRHFIVPDPNGVLIDVITPIAPTAEFAAQYT; translated from the coding sequence ATGAACCTGACCAGCTTCTATCCCGTGATCGGCACCGCACGGCTCGCCGACTCCCGCGACTTCTACACCCGGCTGCTCGGCTTCGAGATCACCTTCGAGGCCGACTGGTATCTCAGCCTGCGCCGCCCGGGGGCTCCCGGGTCCCCCGGGTACGAACTGGCGCTCCTGGACCACAGCCACCCGACGCTGCCCGAGGGCTACCGCGCACCGGTCCGGGGGCTGCTGCTCAACTTCGAGGTCACCGACGTCGACGCGGAATGGGAACGGCTCGTCACCCGCGAGGGGCTCACGCCCGCGCTGCCGCTGCGCGACGAGGACTTCGGACAGCGGCACTTCATCGTGCCGGACCCCAACGGAGTCCTGATCGACGTGATCACACCCATCGCCCCCACGGCGGAGTTCGCGGCGCAGTACACCTGA